One bacterium genomic window, GACGATGGCAAAGCCCACGGAGGTGAAGACGGGGTAGGCCACGGAGAGGTTCATCTTCGACAAAACGTAGGTGTAGAAGATCAGGGCGGCGGCGAAGCTCGCCAGGCCGCCCCACAGCCAGCCGCTGGTGAGCATCCCCTTGACGTAGGGCCCGAGGCCGAGGGAGTCCAGGGTGCCGATGCCGCGCATCGCCACCTTCATCAGGATGTTGGCCCCGGCGTTGAAGACAATGCCCAGGGCGAGCGCCAGGTAGGTCATGGTCACCTCACGGGGGGTGTTTTCAGTCCGGAAGATTGTACCTCATCCGGTACGTAAAAGGGGCCGGTGGAGACCAGCCCCTGTGGCGGCCGTACAACTAGGTTTTAGGGTTTTGTAGCTCGAATCAGCACCCAGTCGGTCTTTCCACAACTACAGGGAGGGAATGTCTCTCCTTTTGATAGAGCCCTTTCACTGCCGCAATTAGAGCAACGGTAAATGCCAGTTATAGGTACCTTCTGTCCTGGTCTATATCCCATATCGCCTCCTTTTAGACTACTTTCATTGTAACTTTCTACTAGTATTTGTCTACAGACTACAGTCATCATTCGAGTACCATTGAGGCGCTTGACTTGGCCCCCTCCCGACACTATAATGCCCCTCTCGGAGCCGAAGTGGCGGAATTGGCAGACGCGCTAGATTCAGGGTCTAGTGGGGTTCGCCTCGTGGGGGTTCGAGTCCCCCCTTCGGCACCACCGGCTGGCAGCCGGTGGCAGTTCCGCGGGGTGAGTCGTTTGTATTCGAGGGGTTACTGCCGCGAGCGAGCGGTTTTTTTGTTCCAGGGGCACGATATAAGCGCGGGGCGCTGGACCCCGATTCCGCGGGGTGAGTCGTTTGTGGTCGAGGAGTTAACGCCGCGAGCCGGCGGTTTTTTTTATTCACAGAATTGTGATGACGTAGGGGCGGACCGACGGCGCGCCGTTTAGGTCGGCCCGCGGGCGGCCGTGGACGGTCGCCCCTACGGCGAGTTGTCGTTGCTTATAAATGTAGGGCGGGGATTCCATCCCCGCCGGTTTACCCCCCTCCCTAGCCCTCCCCCCAGAGGGGGGAGGGGATTCATGGCGGTCCCGCCGCTAAACCGGAACGCGGTTATCCCCCGCCGGGGTGGCAATGTCCGCCGTTTGACGGTATACTTACCCAAAAAGGGCACACCTCGTGCCCCCGAAAGGTCGGAGGGCCGGATGGCCAAAGCTTTCAAACGGATTTTTCCGATTCTTCTGGTGCTGGGGGCGTTCTCCCTGGCGTCGGCGGACCCCATCGAACGGGCCCAGGAACTCGTGTACCAATCCAGCGAAAAGCTGGACGCCATCGAGGCGGCCCTGGCCGCCGCCGCCGAAGAGCGCGCCGCCGGGAACCACGACCAGGCCCTGGACGCCCTCAAGCTCATCGAGCGCGACGTTCGGGCCATTCAGAACGGCGAGGAGCGCGTCCGGGAGGCCATTCAGGACGCCAGGGACAAGCCCCCCGTCTTCCCCGTGCCCGAGGAGGGCGAGGACGACCCGCGGATCAAGTACGAGGAGAACCTGTCCCGCCTCGGCGAAATCGCCGGCTGGCAGGTGACCATCGCCCAGATCAAGCTGGCCGAGTGCCACTTCTACTCGGCCATGAACTACCTGGGCCTCATGCACAAGCTCTTCGCCGGTGACGGGCTGCCCGAGAACCCCAGCGTGGAAGACGAAGTGGCGCTGGTTCAGGAGAAGCTGAACCGCCTGCGCACCAGCGCCGGCAACGGCGAGCAGGCCAAGATTCTGGCCAAGCAGGCCGAGGAGGCGCTGGCCACGGCCCGGAACCTCCTGCCCCCCGACGGAGACCCCGTCCTCGAGGCCAACCTGGACAATCTCCAGCCCCAGGTGGTGGACCTCCAGTCGCTCATAGACCAGGAGATTGCCGACACCATCAGCAACCAGGCGCATGCCCAGGTGGAGCTCGGGCTGGTCCTTTTAACGGACCGCCGCTACTCCCAGGCGCTGCGCGAGATACAGAAGGCGGAGACCTACGTCCCCGGCTACGAGCTCGTCCCGCGCGCCACGGCCGAGGTGAACTACGTCCAGGGCATCGAGTACCTGGAGGGCTCCCAGGATAAGCGCGCCGAGGGCGCCTTCCTCGAGGCGCTCAAGTTCGACGGCCGCCACTACGGCGCCAACCTGGAGCTGGGGAAGCTCAAGCTGAAGACCGGCGACCCCGCCACGGCGGTCGAGTACCTGACCCAGGCCGTGCAGATCAAGCCCGAGCAGGGGGCGGGGCATTTCTTCCTGGCCCGAGCCCTGGTCGCCCAGGGGAAGCAGCGGGACGCCCTCGCCTCCTTCGAGCGGGCGGCCGACCTGGGGTACGGCGTGGACGCTTTCCGGGAGTGGGGATTCGCCTGGGAGGCGCTGGGCGACCTGAGAGAGGCGATAGACGTTTACGAGAACGGCATCCGCCACGGCGGCGACTCCGACATGGTGCTGACCGCGCACCTGGCCTACCTCTACGCCCTCGAGGAGGAGAGCGACTCCACGGCGGTCCGGCTGGCGCAGGGGGCCATAGACGGGGGCGGGCCCCTCGAGTTCGCCTGGCCCGCCCTGGTTTTAGCCAACTACAACTCCGACCGTTACTCCGTGGCCGTCGAGAAGGCGGACGAGGCGCTGGCCGCCCTGTCCGCGGGGTTCTCCGCCGCCCGGGCCGTAATTTTTTACGCCAAGGCGGCGTCCCAGTACGAGATGGACGATTTCACCGCCGCCCGAGCGACCCTCGACCAGTCGCCCCCGGACGTCCCGGAGGCACTTCGCAAGGATTTCGACAAGCTCCGGGGCAACGTCGTGGACGCGCTCACCCGGGGCGTGGATAAGGAAAAACGCGACCTGGAGAAGGAGCGCGATGAGCTCCGGGACGAGCGCAAGGGCCTGGAGAAGGAACTGGCCAAGCCCGAGGCCGACACCGCCGCCGTCCAGGAGAAGATAGCGGAGGTGGACGCCAGACTGGCCGAAATCGAGGCCCGGCTCGGGGAGCTCGAGTCCGAGCGCGGTTCCCTGCAAGAGCACGGCGAGTGATGTTCAAGTGGATCCCGCTCTTCGGCGGAGAGGTTCTGATGCGGACCCTCTTCGCCGCTCTGCTTTTAGCCGGCCTTCTGGGCTGGTTTCTTTACGGGAAATTTTCCGGCGGGTCGTGGCGGCGGGCGACGACCGACTACCTCCGAGCGCTCGTGGTCGGGCTGGCGGCGGCGCGGGCGGTCGAGTACATCGTCTTCCTCCCGAGCTACCTGGGGCAGGGCCATCTGGTCCGGTCGTGGACCTATCTGGGCGGCTGCTTCTGGCCGGGCCTGGCGGTCGGGCTGGCGACCCTCTGGTTCTTTACCAGGAGGCGGGGTGACGCGCCGTGGCCGTCCGTGGCCGCGGGGGCTGTCACCCTCACCTTCGCCATGGCCCCCGTGTGGATCGGGGCGTTGCTGGACGGCTCGGCCTGGGGCGCGGCGGGCGACGTCCCCTGGGCGCTCGGGCCCGGTCAGTACGGCGTCCTCGTCCCGCTGTTCGCGTTCGGCCCCGCGGCCGCCTTCATGCCGGGGATTTCCGCCGCCTACACCATCCACCCGGTCCAGGTCTACTTCGCCCTGGGGTGTCTTTTGATCGGCCTCGGGGGCGTTTTTCTAAAAAAACGCCTGGCGCCCCGCCCGTTCAGCGCGGTCCTGGTGGCCGCCCTGGCCCTCCTCTGGTTCGGCCTCGGCTTCCTGCGGGCGGACGACCCGGTTTTATTCCTGGGTCTGTGCGCGCCCCAGATTATGGCCCTGGGCGGGCTCGTCTGGAGCACGGCGATCCTCCTCACCGAGAAAAAAATCCGCGTGAACCGGCCTCCGACCGCCGGGTGACGGTGGGTCGGTATGGGGCGGCCCTCGACCCGCTAGCAACGCCGTTTGCGATGACGTAGGGGCCGACCGACGGCGCGCCGTTTAGATCGGCCCGCTTTTTTGAGGCGGTCCTCTCGACGGTCCGTGCCCAATGGGTTTACT contains:
- a CDS encoding SMR family transporter; translation: MTYLALALGIVFNAGANILMKVAMRGIGTLDSLGLGPYVKGMLTSGWLWGGLASFAAALIFYTYVLSKMNLSVAYPVFTSVGFAIVILVSALMLREQISWWQVAGFVLIIAGVWLVVAKQAVA
- a CDS encoding tetratricopeptide repeat protein: MAKAFKRIFPILLVLGAFSLASADPIERAQELVYQSSEKLDAIEAALAAAAEERAAGNHDQALDALKLIERDVRAIQNGEERVREAIQDARDKPPVFPVPEEGEDDPRIKYEENLSRLGEIAGWQVTIAQIKLAECHFYSAMNYLGLMHKLFAGDGLPENPSVEDEVALVQEKLNRLRTSAGNGEQAKILAKQAEEALATARNLLPPDGDPVLEANLDNLQPQVVDLQSLIDQEIADTISNQAHAQVELGLVLLTDRRYSQALREIQKAETYVPGYELVPRATAEVNYVQGIEYLEGSQDKRAEGAFLEALKFDGRHYGANLELGKLKLKTGDPATAVEYLTQAVQIKPEQGAGHFFLARALVAQGKQRDALASFERAADLGYGVDAFREWGFAWEALGDLREAIDVYENGIRHGGDSDMVLTAHLAYLYALEEESDSTAVRLAQGAIDGGGPLEFAWPALVLANYNSDRYSVAVEKADEALAALSAGFSAARAVIFYAKAASQYEMDDFTAARATLDQSPPDVPEALRKDFDKLRGNVVDALTRGVDKEKRDLEKERDELRDERKGLEKELAKPEADTAAVQEKIAEVDARLAEIEARLGELESERGSLQEHGE
- a CDS encoding prolipoprotein diacylglyceryl transferase family protein, which gives rise to MFKWIPLFGGEVLMRTLFAALLLAGLLGWFLYGKFSGGSWRRATTDYLRALVVGLAAARAVEYIVFLPSYLGQGHLVRSWTYLGGCFWPGLAVGLATLWFFTRRRGDAPWPSVAAGAVTLTFAMAPVWIGALLDGSAWGAAGDVPWALGPGQYGVLVPLFAFGPAAAFMPGISAAYTIHPVQVYFALGCLLIGLGGVFLKKRLAPRPFSAVLVAALALLWFGLGFLRADDPVLFLGLCAPQIMALGGLVWSTAILLTEKKIRVNRPPTAG